GATCTCTGTGGCGGGACTGGCCAAACACTCACTGGACTTCAGGCTGGCCAGAGATTTGTAGCTGGCGACTGAGGTCAGGGAGCCACATAGACCTCTGAGAGATGGAGTTTCCTCTTTACCtgaaacacacaatacacaggGGTCAATACTTGCGTCAGAGGTGGACAGCAGTGCGTAGGAGGAGATGTACCTTGGCGGGGCCAGTGTGTGCCAGCTGGTCTGGCCTCCAGACTCAGTGTGTTTGACCGCTCTAGGGAAGTCTGTGAGAGGCTCATGTCTGCAGACAGCTGCTCCAGACTCTGGAAACTCTTTCTGCAAAGAGAGATCACAcatgctgaaacaattagtcagttTACAGAAAACTAACTATTTTTATCATCAATCGTTCAAgtaatttatcaagaaaaaatgccaaacattagctggttccagcttctcagaacAGATTATTAtctggttttctctgttttagaTCACTTTAAATGTAATCTTTTGGGTTTAGACTGTTTTAGACTGGGTATGGAAAATGGGAAGAAGCATTTTCTccatttctggcattttatacaCTCAACAATTACTccattcattaaaaatgtataactaaaaatagattaatcaataataaaaaaaataaccaaactGAATCTGGAATATCATCTACGTACTCCTCCCACTGTCCGGTGTTCTTCCTGTACAGCAGCGTGTCCAAGGCGACAGCGTTGGCATCCAAAGCATCAGGAGATGGCCACTGATTGGTCAGATGGGCTGTCAACTCCTGTCTGGACCGCAAATCATTGTTCTTCAGAACTGTTCTGGAGATACAAGCGGCCAAAGTTAGAACCTAATAAACTCGAGAGTCAGTCAATGCATCAAGAGAATGTAATATCTTCAATATCAGCACAAATGCAGTCACTGAAGagacaaataagataaaaaaggaCTGAAACAAGTAGtcaaatccattttttttgtgtaaaccAATATTACAAATCACAAGTTTGCCtgagggggctttacaatctgtacagcaatacaacatcctctatcttTACACCCTCGAttcagataaggaaaaactcccccaaaaaagcctttttaacaggggaaaaaatagaggaaatctcaggaggagcaacagatGAGGGCTGCTTcttccaggacagacagacatgcaatagatgttaTGTGTATAGAATAGACCAGACTgccaaattacagaaatacagcatgataAAACCTTCTTCACAGGTAGACAAATATTTATAAGATCCTGCAAAAAGTATACATACAATCAAAAGGTGAAAGGTAAAAATAGACCATAAAACATAAGATATTATTGGCCAATATTAGATTATTACAGATATAATTGTGTCTGCACATACAGTTATCCAATAAGTAACAAAAACAGTCTCTTAGTTTGTCCTTCAGAGAGTATcaaaaggtttatttttcaaaaataaaatgtcccgCTCAGTACAGTACATATTCTGGTCACAATTATGTAACAACCAAATCTAAGAGATtcttattaaaaaatgtttatgtgtttctgtaaaagtaaaatatcagcCGATATCAGATTTTTTAACTCCCAAATATCCTGTATCAGAATCATAAAGCTGCTTTATAAGCCCATATGTGGTCAAACACAGTCGATCTCCCACatctgttattgattatttaaaaaaaaacaaaaaaaaaaactaattcaaCACTTTAATggtgcttttttgtttttactatcATCACTGTTTGACCTATATGTTTTCCTCTCTAAATATTCCCCGGCTCACGCTGTCATTCTTGCTGTTTTCCTGATTATATTCACAGTCACAGCATCTCACTCTGCTCGTCTCAGCGCCTCACGTTGCATGTCACAGTGATTTTCCCTCtatttgcatttgaaaacaTCCAAACCACTGACTCATCCCGCTGGCTTCAGACTGCAGCTTCATTTCCAGAGATCGTGACACAAATCCACTTGAGAGATTTTTGCAGCCCACAATGAAATAGTGATCAAACAGAGAAATGGCTTTCTCACTGATTAGAACTTTACTGGAAAGATGCAACGCTGACGCAGCTTTTCCTCGTAGCTAAAAGCGGCGCTGACTGGGATCGATtcaagaacacacaactaaacCACCTGCGACCTCGAAGGCCTCTCGCTGTGTCCTGAATGTCAAATTCACAGCTGGATCCGCTGCACAGCGCGCTCCACCCTAATCGTCAGCGACCTCACGTGCACTAACCGACAAACACAGGAACGCACAGAAAGCAGAGTGAACTCACAGCTGGTCCTGAAGCTCCAGGATGATGTACTCAAGCTGCTCTTTCTCCAGTGTGTGGGAGAGGTGTGTGTCTGCCAGGCTCTGCTGAAGAGCTTTGTTATGAGATACGGCCTCCGACAGCTGGGCTTCACGTAGACGGACCAGCTCTTCCAGGTAACcctgagacaaacacacacacacacagaggcaaacacactctgtttttcatttgtttgatacTGTGAAGGCACTGCTTTATGAAAACACATCTGATTTCCTTTGTTTTCGCTTCAAGTAAATGAAATAACCAGAGAGCAGGGAGCGTGGCAGCTTTGTCATCCCGAAGCCACAGAGGAAAGCAACATTAGGGAGGTTTGAATGCAATAAATAACATCTAGCTGTTTGTCAAAAAAATGATGCCTCACAGGACTTTTTTCCTCCTGGCATTTCAGAATTCAAGCCTAATTAGCACACAGGCATCAAGGAAGATGTCACACCAGCATTACCCCTCATTTATTTATCCAAAAGTCAcgttacacacaaaaaataggTGCTACCTTCTGCTCCAGCGCCATGCGATACTTCTGCTCAAAGCGTTTACACTTGCTGACCAAGTTGCTCTGCTCGGTAAAGATGGAAGCGGCGGTGGCCGTTTTGTCAGGGGTGCTGCTCTCACTGCCGCTGCTCCCCAGagtcctcatctcctcctcgtCACTGCTGATGCTGTCTGCACTGCGCAGGGAACGACAACGTGCCTCATGTAAGTACAAGTCCTGCACAGTACACTGATGACTATTTGCAGTGTGTGGTGGGAATTATTTGACCTCATTTACCTCTGAGTGAACTTCAGGTAAGGCGTGTAGTCGATCACGGAGGGGCTGCTGCCGTCCAGACCTTCTCCTTTCAGACAGAAGCTACAGAGACGACAGGATGGAAAGTCAAAGCAATCACATGACTGTAGGAGATACAAGAAATGACTTTTAACAGCATGTTTGAGTTCAGTGTGGTCAGATAATGGTGTATTTCTCTGGAGCACTACTAATTTTATCAAAGAATGTCTAATTTAATATAAAAGGTCTGAATTTGTGATGTTAACCAAACTTCCACAACTCATTTCCTGTCCTCTATGTGAGAAAACTAAAACTTTTCAGGTTTTGTGGAGGCTGTCAGATgtgttgattcatttttttagaCTTTAGTTTGCAACATTTAACAAAGTTCAGTGTTTAGTGTTTGGGTCACCACTGAGTCACCACTACCTTGCCCCATCACAAAATTCTGTAATGTTTGCAACTGATGCACCTGCAGtttgcacagcagcagcaaccctCTGGCCTCTTTTGTCTCTCCTGTAATTACCGTATACTGCTGTAAAAACTGGTGATCAACGGGCCACTAAGCTGTAATTAACTTAAGTTAAATGCATCTTTcataaaacactgcaaaattacactcactgagcactttaatCCATCAtatcatttatattatattgaaaattgctcctaatattttgtccaccctatGAATATACATGAGGGAGATAATGCAGGAAAACTGAATTGGCCAAAAGGGACAATGAACCAGCAACCCCATCAAAACTGACTGAAACACACTTATATGCTTAACACAGTGACTAAACTAATGCTGTTTATCTAAATTAAATGCATTGTGAACTTCAAAAAAGCgatttttactgaaatactattttattgtattgtatttctgGTCCATTTCCTATTTATTATATAGTATTTAAACTATAATGTATTTCTATTTCAGTCAAATGCAGCTAACTGCATTCTCCTTTGCAATCTATTTAGATGAAACACTTTTGATAACCCTCAAAGTTGGTCAAAGGCggttgttgcttttctttttatccaAACATGTATCTCACACAGAGAAAGCTACACACCGACAGAGCAACAAGGACAGAAAGCAGGACGGAGGAAGAACAGGATTAGTACCTGAAGTCGATGGTGTTGAGTCCGATGAGCGTGTCCGCCAACAGCCCCGCCTCCTCTCCCAGCATGATCGCTGCATCCTCATAAAACCTCCTACGGtcaacacatgtacacacattaTTGGCATTTATTTAACTCCCACTCCTCTGGCCAACTGACTGGAAGTGAAAGGAAAGAGCAGAGCAGCTCCGAGATGTGACGATCTAAGTTAACATGCAGCACTCTCACTCTGGAGAGggatatttttacatttgctttcataaaacatatatataactgTGCTGAGGGGGGAAACTGTGTGTATATGAGCATCCTATTAAGACCTGGTGGTTTTGAAGTCCCTCAGTGCAGATGAGATATATTCTGACAGTCTTTTCTCCATCAAAACCACTCGGATCCATGCCCTGccctacagagagagagaaagagagagaaacaaaacaatgactGTTAGTAGCAGCTTATATTGTCTAGACAACCAGTGACACTACATACAGGATAATAATGAGCTGCAGAGTGGAAATAAAGTACACGAAGGCTTTGATCAAACGGCTGTTAATGACATGTCATGCAGAAATCACGTAAATCCCGTCCTGGTATTTTTATCGCTTTATTAAAAGTTCATAAAGTCATTTGTATGCTTGGCAGGCAGGTCTCATGACTGGAAATCATAGAAAATGTGTTGAATAGCCAACAGGATcatttagagtgtgtgtgtgtgtgtgtgtgtgtgtcctgttcTCGCCTACAACCTGAATGCAAAACAATGTTAGCTCCAGTTTTTTGCTCTTTGATCCACAGAGTAAAACCGAGTCACGTTTTTTaagaacgtgtgtgtgtgtgtgtgttattaacatttttttgactGAGTCCCCTTTGTTCTTTTCTGAGTGGATGTTGCAAAGTAGGCTAAAATTACAAATGCATGATTCAGCATTATCTGTGTGCTGTAAATCAGAATATTTTCAGACTCAAAACTGTTCATATAAAACTGATATTGCTTCATATTATTTTTGTccatattaaatatataattttttattatttatcaaatcCACAGTTTGAAGTTTCATGTCCCCCCTGCTGCCCCAGATAATTCAATCTGACACGCTTTCAAGCCAAGAAGATGCTTTCATCCTCACCTTAGCTCTCGACGATCGCACGTTCTCCATGCTCTCGATGCTTCGGATACAATTATGAGGGACTTTACTGCAGGCTACTTTTATGTAATCCCAGAAACTCCGAGGACTCTCATAGCCAAACCAAGTTGTCTGACCTAAGAGACaacaagacagaaacagatttgTACGAGCATGAGTCTGCATTTATATTGCTCTGAATTTTAAACATGCACAAAGCAGCTTTGCACTTGTTATACAAAATGTCAGTGAAGACAGGTGATTTCTTGTTGGGAAGGACTTAGAAATGATATTGAAGAGACATAAATTGGACTTGAATTACTTTTTGTAGCTGTAAAGGGTTCAATTAGTTTTACACCAGAGTAAAATGACAacatcaataaagaaaaatgagatGCTCCTTGCAACCCAAACTTATGTTTCAGACTGTCAAGTCGGtacattttcacataaaaatcTTGCATATTGAGGCCTCCTGATGGGCCAGAAGTGAAGGACATATGTAACACGATGTCCCCTGCTCATTTCCGGCTGAGGATCTTTATCACATAtcatccatctctttctctctccctctacgTTTCCTGTCACTCTCTACTATCAGCtattaaattaaagtaaaaaatgcCTGAAGAGACTCTTGCATTTTGCAGATTTAAACctgcatatattgtatatgtttTGTTATAATCACCTGTGTGTTTGAGGTGAATTTGGGCTTCATGTGTCTGCATGTATATGCATGTGGATGACAGTGTGTTTTTACCTTTAAGTCGATGACTGAGGATGTGCTCCAGGATGGAGACGAAGTTAATGAACTCTGGAGATGAGTCATCTATTGTGTCAAAACAGGAGCGGTCTAGCAGAGTCTTCACTGAAAACCtgaatacaaaaaaagacaaaaaaaaaagattttaacagATTGGTACTAAAATCAGTTATTGGACGGGATGCTTATACATGAGCAATCAATGCTGATTTGCTACACATCAAAGTATTTCTCTGTCTGATCCCAGACTGAATGATGTTGCAATCAGTCTGTcagggaaacacaaaaaacttGCTTGGGATTGtaaatgtgcacacaaacaaacaaacagagtaGAAGAATCATCTTAATTTATGTAAGATAATGGTGTAACACTAATTTCCTTACTGGGAATTTCTCATTTCTGTCATGAGTTAATCGCcaaggaaaataaacacatctggCCTCCAACATTGTAATGAAGCTTTGATTAATCGTCTGGGATGAAACAAGTCATAATGCGCTTCCCACTATGACAGTCATTGTGCACCGGCCGACTCTGTCTAATCTGGTTTCAACTAATTAGGCAGGAAGGAGAGTTAATGGACAAGGCTGCTGCAGATTCTGCCAAACTGTGTGTAGACCTTTACGTCAACTAAATAATCTgacttcatctctctctctcgttgcTTAGCAGCCGTGTGCGCTTCCTGTGAAAACAGGCAAAAACTCAAAAGATTTCTGCTCATTTCCATGAGTAAAAGCAGGGTTTTTACTTACATATCACATACATTAACTTTCAGACACTTCAGCCCTGTTCTTACACAGACAGTTAGAAAGGGCCAATTTCCTCTCTGTAGAGTACATTGCACTTATCCTCTCAGCTATTTCCTCTTTCCAACATTCACACAGTAGAAATCTACGCACACGAGAAAACCTGAAATCCTGAAATAAACACATCTTCAGTATTCTGCTGTTGATAATGAGTAATGACTGCCAGCTCAAAGTTTAAGAACACCTGCAGCAGACAATGCGCTACATATTGTATTTGTCTTAGAAATCATATCATTGTACAGTGTGGAGATTCTTTTTGACGTTCTTTGACAAACCGTCCACAGAAGTACAGGAATAAATACTCAAAATGATCATGTTTCGGCCCTTGACACACACTTGGATATGGTTTTTGACATCTCAGGCCTGGATGAATCATCCTCTGCCTCCAAAGcctgataaaaacacagcacGTCCAGCTGTCCGTGTACAAAATACAGCATGCTCTAACTGATATCTGCTGGGTCCAGACTACAAGGCTGACAGCACTCATGACTCTCCCCAGGAAAAGCCGGGGCCCAGTGTGCCGATAGGTAATAGATAAACAACGGTGAATCTGCTAAGAAGCAGGAAGCACTCGACCAGTTCTGCAAACTTAGCATCCATTCCTCGTCAGCCAGAGCCCGTCACAAAAAATTAATCAGATAATACTTTTAACTAAATCTAGCTTCATTTAACATCAGGTCTTTGGCAggaaaatgattttattatcaAGCACAatcttgattttatgtttttaactgaaacttgGTTGGACCAAGATAACAGTGCAGCTGTTCTTATCGAGCCAACTCCTCCCAACTTCAGTTTTGAGTTAAGTAAGAGTGCAAAAGAAAGGAAGTGAAGTTGCTTCACGATTTTGTTTCACAATTCCCTCCAATGAAAGCAGATGTCTTATGGAAAATTTGATTCTTTTAAATATGTGGCTCCAGCTTAATTCCTCCTCTCAAGCTATGTTCCTAAATATCTACAGGCCACCTAAATACTGTGTAACCtttttgatgactttgctgaaCTGCCGTCTATAATCTGtattgactttgactgtgtagttattgttggtgattttaacacCCATGTTGACGACCTCAAGGACAGAACTATGTTGTGTTCTTGATAAATATGGACTGACTCATCATGTGATGGAGCCCACACACAACGAGGGACACACTCTGGACTTAATCATCTCTAAGGGTCTGAACATTTCCAAGGTTGTGGTGACTGTTGTTGCTCTCTCTTATCATCCCTGTGTTTTCTCTGAGAGTGCTATCgtgcacacaaatgttcaaacagaggtGATCACAAAACGGTATATCACTGAGaacaccagtgaaatatttattcaggctTTCTCTTCCACAGCCACCCTCTCTTGGGTCTCAGTCAATGAGCTTGTAGAATCATTTCAATCCTacaattacaaatgttattgatgccaTTGCACCCACTAAGGTGAAGGTGGTCTCCAGAaagaaaagatctccatggagaaaTACCATGCTGGTCAGAATAGAAAAAAGAGTCAAAAAGCTGAACGCAGGtgttgaaaaacaaatctccaggttCATTATGACATCTATAGAGAGAGATTTCGCATTTAAAAATGAGAGGCGGTCCTTCTTCTCTCACATCAtcaccaaaaacaataataattcacATGCCTTGTTTGCTGCTGTCAACAGGATAACAAAACCCCTCTATGTCAGTAGCCTCTGAACTTCTATCCACCAGGGCCTGCAGTGAATGTGCCTCCATGTCAGGTACAGGATATGTGTTGTCCCTGTGTCCCCTAAAATCAATTCAAGTAGCATGACACAATTTTATCcaatcaaccataaaaacctggaggacattatacaacatctgaaatactcctcctgctgccttgatattctgccttccagctttttcaaaaatgttttcaaattgcACGGCCTCAGATCTCCTACAAATTATAAACAcgtctctcttctctcaggtttcTTCCCACAGGGTCTGAAAACTGCCGTCATCAAGCCGCtcttaaaaaacaacagtctAGACACTTCACTTAGAAACAATTATAGGCCAATATCAAATCTCctgttttaagtaaaatcatttaaaaaaaagctgtttttcaacagctgacCAACTTCTTGGCagtaaacaactgttttgatgtcttccagtcaggattttaaacacaccacagcactgagaactgctcttgttaaggttAACGACATCCATTTAAAcacagtggcagaatttcagtcttagtattactggatctcagtgctgtgcaaagtcagcctactatcacctgaagaatatatcaaggattaaagAACTTATGTCTAaacaggatttggaaaaactttatctgcatttatcttcagtagactcgactactgtaacagtgtctcaagtcctcactaagaccaagagaGTGGATCATAtgactccagttctcagatctttacagcagcttcctgtctgtcaaagaactgATTTCAAATACTGtgggtttataaagcactggatggtttagggccaaaatacattcaTGATCTTCTGCATATCATGTTGCACATCCTTCTATAAGGAGAGCAAGTATAACATTAACCAAGAGACAGTAAAGGGGTAGGAATAGTCttctttataataaataataataaaaagaactatgaaagacagaaataatatCATTGTGAAGATGCTTTTAACTTATATAAGTTAAACAGTTTGATCTTTCTACTGTATCAGCTGAATAAAGCGCTTAGTCCTGTGAGGATCTGAGATCCTGCTCTTCAACAGGACACATCAACAGTAGCgtccacccacacaggtgttctcACTGTATTCAAATGAAACTCCTGAGATTGTGTTTCCAACAATGAGAGTACACGATATCGGCGTTCAAGTGGCTTTAAGTCGTGAGAACCTTGTTGCTAGGCGACTGACAACAATAATCAACATCAGCTTGGTTCATTTTTTACAGAAGCGGAGAACGATTTGTTTTCTGCATTCCAACATCAAAAAATACTAACTTTCACAGACTCATGATGTGACAACTTATTTTAAACTATTAGTTTTAACTATTTAAAACACCACAACAAATAGCTATCACTACAAACACAGTGagatgtcacagtaggaaaaacacaggtgttaaTATAAAATCAGGGGTCTGGTATTGTGTCATGCTGGCGGAcagtcacactgtcatggctgaGAACTGAGCCATCGTTAACGTCATTAGTAATGTAACATATGCCTCTTATATGTTACCTTAAATACATAATTTAAGCTTTAAATGGTTACTATGTCTAATGTAAAATCTTGTAATACAGAATATAATTTTGGCAGTAATTTTACCTTTGTTTGACAGTTGTAAGGTGAACATATTgctgttattttcatatttttatgctgttatatttcatatttattactAGACACAGTATCCAAGGTAacgatgcagctataaagccTATCCCGGGGGAACAAGTCAGATCAGCTTATATCCCCCAGGTGAGTGTGTGAACtgtaaatattcatgtttaGCCTACTTGAGAGAAACTTTATTACTAACTATAACTTTACAGACATCTAGATTGATTATCTACGTGTACTGATCCATCTGTATCAATAGTGTCTTTGTGTAATTTGTCATATCGTAAGTCATCGATCCTGGTCAAGGTTACACTGCTGGCCCtataatttgtcatttaaaggTTATTGAGCTTGGCTACAGAAATCATTCattgtaagtttcctttgattataattttattttatactgaaCAGTTTTACTAAGACCAGGCTTGTATCCCCCCAAATCCCAAAGTGCTTGTAAGCAATAAACAACTCATCACTGAATCGACATCGGAGCTGTCTGTGTCATCTACCAACTGTCAGCTGTtactccaccaccatcatcaaaacacaacgcagagactGTAGGCTGTCACTACTATCAACGATATAAAAGAGACTTAACGGGGGCGTTATAAACTGTAACATACAGATAGTCAGAGAAAATAGACCCCCATTACAgtgacacctgtgcttttcctgctatgatgtctgctgtgaaaaaaaggcCTATTGTGTAGATGTGTGCAGACTGTGCACACTTGGTATTTCCCTGAAATGTCCATCAACTCATTCAGAAAACTGTGTCCTTGGATAGATAACATTACACAGCCTCTTAGAAAGCGTTGCTGCTTCGTACAATGACATCACATGTAGACCTTCCATTGAGTTTGATGATCTCAGCAGAATCGCCAGCACAGCTCTGCCCTGAGTCAACGTGAGAGGAGATTTAATCTGACAGAATAGGTGACAACACCTGCGTGGGTGTGCAGGGTATTTAAGTGCAAAGAGTGAGGTCTTCAATTGAACACTCAGCAGTCCAAACTTTGGAGGCAAATGTCAGCAGTCAGTATTTTTGAGTGCTGTGACtcaaactattaaaatattaattgaaAAAGGTGCATCAACATAATCATTTGGAGGGTTCACAGTGTCTCCAGCTTGCATAACAGAAGGTCAACTGAACCAGACATGGAGGAAAAGCTGAGTGAGTCGACATAAAAAGTgtcagcagaggagaagagggggtGATGTGTTACGAAGCTTACTTTGACCTAAAAAAACAAGACCTGGACCTTCTACAGAAGAAGTATTGTTTTCAGTGCTTGAGGCCATTTCCAACTAGGTAATTCACAAAGAAATGGTCAAACATTCCCCAGTTAACTGCTTATTCCACCTTACTtatatattttgaatttaaGTACTTACAACCAGAATGATGCTGTTgatttttctattattattagaCTTTTGAGTGAGTGTACACAACACACAGTCCTGCTTATAGCAAACATGGAGTCCAAACACTGAAACCAGCAGGCTGATGATGAAGTGTGACGCTGTTTTAATTCGTGTCAgcacagctgctgcagtgtttaCTGTGgacagtgaaattacttttcttaatttattttttgcctCTGCAGCATCTCATCTAATGCAGcgagaaatacacaaaaataagacaaaattcACACCGCAGTGCTCCATGCTATCTATAACTGCgaccaaaacagaaaagagcagcaagagaatgaataaaaaacaaactgacatagTGGGAGAATCGATGGGTGAATTGTAGTTGAGTTGAAGACTATTGCAGATATAATAGCTCGACCTCCCTCTGACACTTCCAGCAGCGATCTGATCGTCACTTAAAAAAGGCAGCAGCCTGCCAGTGGATCCACGCTGTGCAGACTCAAATTGTTAAAGCCAACTGAACTTTAACGTCTAGTGTAGATCCTCAACTtcccaaagataccaaatactTGACTGAATTTGAGGGAAACATGTATAAAATCAAGCACAAGACCCCGAGAATACTTCAgccataaataaaaaacacatcttccaatgagaagctggaataaCCTGATACATAACATATATGATAATGGGGCTCAAACTTAAGATTATTAGCATTAttgacaactttttttcttgtgttaccattttgtctataaaact
This sequence is a window from Thunnus thynnus chromosome 10, fThuThy2.1, whole genome shotgun sequence. Protein-coding genes within it:
- the rundc3b gene encoding RUN domain-containing protein 3B; translated protein: MASLGAGLHLIRRRAASRSAAVERRNLLTVCRFSVKTLLDRSCFDTIDDSSPEFINFVSILEHILSHRLKGQTTWFGYESPRSFWDYIKVACSKVPHNCIRSIESMENVRSSRAKGRAWIRVVLMEKRLSEYISSALRDFKTTRRFYEDAAIMLGEEAGLLADTLIGLNTIDFSFCLKGEGLDGSSPSVIDYTPYLKFTQSADSISSDEEEMRTLGSSGSESSTPDKTATAASIFTEQSNLVSKCKRFEQKYRMALEQKGYLEELVRLREAQLSEAVSHNKALQQSLADTHLSHTLEKEQLEYIILELQDQLTVLKNNDLRSRQELTAHLTNQWPSPDALDANAVALDTLLYRKNTGQWEEKSFQSLEQLSADMSLSQTSLERSNTLSLEARPAGTHWPRQGKEETPSLRGLCGSLTSVASYKSLASLKSSECLASPATEISSPGITPS